The stretch of DNA tggaaaacctaaaattcgcatgtttgattgacatttagccgctaatatacaatcatccaagatatatttatctatcgcaggttcggtctaatgtcccgttatactatatagatcacatggcttctggtactttgagatcatgctaacggcgagaagggaagtgtgtttcaataactagctgagtgcttgtacggaggatatggtaacttctttgtaccaatatatattggtggttcggaagtcgttttcccaagaactaacgcgatctcctattttctagtaccattaggttctgtgttgttaactcaaagtatttgttccgagtttggtagtggtcttggttggacaatgtatcctccactaagtactagcttgatggtgttaaatccagaggcaactgattggattatcggaggtcttgcagtactaggaattagtagtattttaagttctattaacttccttggtacttgcgtcttcatgggttctaatgctggtgctaagaactatattctatatatctgggctatcatatttactgcccttatgttagtcttcactctacctattcttactggtggattagttatgatccttcttgatctacacgtaaacactgaattttatgattctatgtattctggtgatagtgtactttatcaacatctattctggttcttcggacatccagaggtatacattctaattttacctgcttttggtgtagtctcgcagacattatctatgtatgctgctagatctgtcttcggtggacaatctatgatcttagctatgggttgtatttctattaggttccttagtatgggcacatcatatgatgacagtcggtctagaggtagataccagagcttattctctgctatgactattatgattgcaattcctaccggtactaagattttcaactggttaggtacctatatggctagccatacaactacaagaactgtagatctatgggctgctcttagttttatcctattgtttactctaggtggtactacaggtgtagttatgggtaacgctggtatggatattgccctacatgatacatactatattgtagctcatttccatttcgtattatctcttggtgcagtactagctactatatgtggctttatcttctatagcagagatatgttcggagatactgtaaatctattccatgtaaataccggtgcttctccatatttaagcatctggtttgtagtcttcttaggtagtatcttattaattttcatccctatgcatatacttggtttcaacgttatgccaagaaggataccagattaccctgattatctttgttatattaatacatggtgttcaattggttctatatccacaatagttatcatcttaactatgctctgctaatgcacttaacatgatggtcatgaaaagcacaagagaacttggatccggtaaacaaagaccttcaagatctaaaccagtagtccaactcgtagtatatactccccagaaaaagctgataaataatcctgtctcagagatgataactccaagtacgatgctactgattagactagcatctgagtagtagttttctctcgctgttaagatgagtgagaacaagaatccatatattacgcctagaacataaccgatgtggaataatcttaatgtagtaggatattgaaatccaacacttttagctgtcttaagcagtccagtggggtggtggtgtactgcaatcataaagaacttggttgtctgtatctcataaccggagtcatcttcagtattctaggaactataatgtcttgtttattcgatttgagtgaacacataagatcatcgaatttaacggtatgctcctgaaagtaacggtacaagctgtaaacaaaggactccttaacttaaactgaggagtcaagtaggtacaaaccgtacaaggattaattatgtccatctgtgcatctaagttgagactatcggttatatattttagacgctaacttcccggctaaactttgacttattaaaccagcctgggatcataaaagtactatgtatggtaagattgagcgtgaacattggatgtcaccatggttatagttacggtacatatataaaatctacagtacgatttgagatttgttacgtgacgagcggtgtgtttaagactagtttacatgcgctcattttaatatgtagttatttaacgaagttctattgtgctagcatggtttcgagaacacaccaaatttccatgagtctattccgggcacacctcgtcttttatcggtgtgctctcaatctaaattcatcttataactttggtttcttagttgcaattacctttgtactccaaataattacaggtatcactttagcgttccgatatacttctgaagcatcttgtgcatttgctagtgttcaacatctagttagagaggtagcagcaggatgggaatttaggatgttgcatgcaacaactgcttctttcgtcttcttgtgtatcttaatacatgtctcgaggtatgtataactccagctatagttatttaactactgcttggatgtctggtttagttttatatctacttactatagccactgctttcctcggttatgtactaccatggggacagatgagtttctggggtgctacagtcattactaatctcctttctccaataccatatttagtaccttgttactcggtggatactatgtatctgatgtaacattaaaacgattctttgtattgcactttatattaccttttgtaggttgcattctaattgtattacacatcttctatttacatttaaatggttctagtaaccctgcaggtattgattccgcacttaaagtagccttctatcctcatatgttaatgaccgatgctaaatgtctatatctaattggtttaattttcttacaaacggcttttggtttgattgaattatcgcacccagataactccataccagtgaaccggtttgtaactccgcttcatatcgtacctgaatggtactttttagcatattatgcggtgttaaaagtaatcccatccaaaaccggtggtttgttagtatttatgttatcaacatgtcaatgaaatatcaacaacgatgaaacttatttggttaacataacaacatagaaggtaaagctggattacgttcaaactttacactggatacgtttcaatgttaacttactaaataccatgggagcgaagagaatctaatatgtaactccgttcatggaaatcaaaagagctttcacgctatctctagtgcctgtcgagtcgctcaaggaagatttgatcctgtatatgatttaagggatgtaaaggtgctcagggtctaaccgtcggccatctggatcctcatattcaaagataattctatttaagaagttttagataaacgacatgtgaagagtcggaccaactttcacgcacgacgataattacccgacaaggatttacctacctttggaccgtcataatacagccgccgtttacattttactgcaccgggcagggattatatactatacctctacagtggtattagcagtatctagtgttgatgtacaacagacgctctccttgttccactacctaaccataatctattgttccagatattaaggaatgtacgcttcatataactacacaacgttatgccaagaaggataccagattaccctgattatctttgttatattaatacatggtgttcaattggttctatatccacaatagttatcatcttaactatgctctgctaatgcacttaaacatgatggtcatgaaaagcacaagagaacttggatccggtaaacaaagaccttcaagatctaaaccagtagtccaactc from Besnoitia besnoiti strain Bb-Ger1 chromosome Unknown contig00189, whole genome shotgun sequence encodes:
- a CDS encoding uncharacterized protein (encoded by transcript BESB_033070) — its product is MIAVHHHPTGLLKTAKSVGFQYPTTLRLFHIGYVLGVIYGFLFSLILTARENYYSDASLISSIVLGVIISETGLFISFFWGVYTTSWTTGLDLEGLCLPDPSSLVLFMTIMLSALAEHS